The nucleotide window AAGCGTGGCGGCAAAATTGCCTACGAGAATGAATATCGTATTATCTAACTACGTCCCCCATGCGTGTCCCCCATGCGTCCCCTACGTCCGAAGGCGGACAGGTGCCGAAAAGTAATTTAAAAATGTACTCCTAGAAAAATATGTATATTAACTCTAATTTGAATGCAAACTTTTTAAAAAACAAAAAAAATCTATTGGTAATAGTGCCAGCTATCGTATTTGTTTTTCTGGTCATTACGATATCCTTCAAATATTCGTCAATGCCCCAGCAAAAAAACTTGTTCGGCTATCTTCATGAGTTCGCAGTAATTTTCATTGGCTGCGGGCTTCTTTTTTGGGGTTTCAAGGAGCTGATGGTTAAAAGGCTCATTGAAAATACTCCGACATCCAAGATTCGTTCGGTTGCTATGGGCATAGCCGAAATAGTAGGTCTTGCAAGACTCAAGTATCCGTTGAAAAGCCCTTTAACTTATACTGAATGCGCTTATTACAGATATTTGATTGAACGCGAAAATACGGACAGCAAGGGAAGGAAATATTGGGTTAAGGAAGAAGAAGGAAGTTCGTCCAGTTATTTTTATATTGAAGATACTACAGGAAAAATACTAGTAGACCCTTTGAATGCTGAGATAATGCTAATTAGAGATTATCAGAATATTGAAAGCCATCGTTTTGCAAGAAAAAGGTATACTGAATGGACAATATGTTCCGGAGATTACGTCTATGTTCTCGGCACGGTAAAGAAGTTTAAGAATATGTTTGAAGAAAGAAAAATAAAGCTGAATGAGAAACTGCAGGCTTTAAAACAAGACGCGAAAAAGATGAAAGAATTTGATAAGGACGGCGATGGGGAAATAAGTATAGATGAATGGGATAATGCCAGGGCTAAAGCGGAAATTGAGCTTTTGGAAGAAGAGTTAAACAAACCCAAAGAAAATGAGGATGATATTGTTATAGGAAAAGGAGATTTTGAAAAAACTTTTATTATTTCAGATAGAGACGAAAAAGAAGTGGCTGGCAAAAAGATATGGAGCAGTATGTTAGGGATATTTTTTGGGATAGTTATTATTTCTTTAATAAGTTATTCGGTTTTAAACAGGGCCGAAATTATTAAAAACGGCTGGACAATACCCTGGGGCAGTTTTTACGGGTTTCATTAGACGTATTAAAATATTTTTATATCGGTCTTATGATGATTGGAGTTTTGCAAAAAATATTTTATAAGCTATAATATATTCATTGTAAATATTTATTCAAAGGAAAAT belongs to Elusimicrobiota bacterium and includes:
- a CDS encoding GIDE domain-containing protein, giving the protein MYINSNLNANFLKNKKNLLVIVPAIVFVFLVITISFKYSSMPQQKNLFGYLHEFAVIFIGCGLLFWGFKELMVKRLIENTPTSKIRSVAMGIAEIVGLARLKYPLKSPLTYTECAYYRYLIERENTDSKGRKYWVKEEEGSSSSYFYIEDTTGKILVDPLNAEIMLIRDYQNIESHRFARKRYTEWTICSGDYVYVLGTVKKFKNMFEERKIKLNEKLQALKQDAKKMKEFDKDGDGEISIDEWDNARAKAEIELLEEELNKPKENEDDIVIGKGDFEKTFIISDRDEKEVAGKKIWSSMLGIFFGIVIISLISYSVLNRAEIIKNGWTIPWGSFYGFH